AAATTTTTGACAATATCATTAACATGGACATACCTTGGCCTAAGATACGAGAAGAAATGAGCTTGGAAGCATATGACTTGATTAACAAGTAAGTCCTGCAACAAAAGTCTTGGTTTTAGGTAATTATCAGAAATACTTGTGATTCTAAATTCGCAAAAGCCAACAAAATCCCTTTCATCTACCGTGGGAGTTATTATTTGCTCTctaggaaaattacaaaaataaaggTTGATCTTTTCCAGTTTCTTTCACATGACTGAATAATCTATACTACTCATAAAAGTCTCAGTAGCTAGTATCAGGAAGATACTTGGCACATGATTGAGAAGCTGCCTACTTCTGTGCTTAAATTCATTTTTGCTTTCTCTAGGTTGCTGAATGAAAACCCAGTTCAAAGGTTAGGTGCAACAGGGGCAGGAGAGGTGAAAATTCCCCATTACCAAGTCACACTGAATTCCAGCCTCTTCTAAACTATGAaatgtaaaagaaaattcaagtttattcccttttatcttctttattttaacaGGTAAAGCGACATCTTTTCTTCAGGGATATCAACTGGGACACACTTGCAAGGCAAAAGGTTTCTTTCTCTTTCTGTCTTTCTCTACATTTCTCCAACAAAAAGGATTTGGTCAGGAGGAACTTTTAATGCTATAATTAATTGTCGACAGGCTACGTTTGTCCCGTCTGCTGATGCACATGACACTAGCTATTTTATGAGCCGTTACATTTGGAATCCAGAAGATGAGAATGTCAATGGAGGTAGTGATTTTTATGAGTTGAGTGAGAGTGGCAGTGCCTCATGTAGCAGCAGTTCATACAGCAATCTACAGGATGAAGCGGTATAAATTTCTCTAATTTGCAGAGCATTTctataattaaaatttaattacaACCTGGGCCACCTGGATTTCTAACAGAAGGATTACCGGTTTATACCTGTCTGCCCTTTGACCCTCTGATATTCAAAATACTTAGATAAAATCACTCTACCCACAATGTTCTGGTATATGTTGTTGTTATCCTGTTCTAACTCATAATTTGTCATGACAGGGAGATGAATGCGGTAATCTAGCAGAGTTTAGTACCCCTGCCCTGAATGTGAACTACTCTTTCAGTAATTTTTCATTTAAGGTAAGAAATGCTGCCTGGCTATGATCCTATTGTTTGAGTAATTTACATGAAGATGGTGTTATCTCTGTTTAGTTGCTTTACATCTCTTTTGTGATGAATTCTAGAGTATTGACAAGCACATTTGACCTGATAAGTCTTGCTGTAGTTTGAGAGAAACTCGTGGACATAGCTTTGATTACTATATTTCTCTAATCAAATGTGCTAACTGACCTCTTCTCTCTGTTCTTCATTCTCTCCTCTCtatctcatttgccttctctctttcttctttggaTGCTTCCAGAACTTGTCACAGCTGGCTTCTATTAATTATGATTTAGCCGGAAAGACTCCTAAAGAATCAGAGGAAGCTGAAAACCCATCTGTTCCTTGAGAAAAAGAGGTTACTGCTTCCGCAGTTACATGCTGCCTCACTTTGTTTCTAAGTGCCGGTGACATTTTCCACAACGAAAATGCGTATGGCATCATGTGGAATAGGCTCTATCCTCCACCTCAGCTAAGGCCTCCAGGTGAAGAGATGATTATTTAGTTAAAATCTCTGCCTCCTGCCAAATTGAGGATTGTGCAGCAGATTGTACCGCGTTGACATTCAGGAGGACCTAAGAGATGTCAAACGCTGTGGAGAATATGTAGATGCCACTTAATTGCACCCTTCTCTTCTCCTCAACCCCTTTTGTCAGGGATTTTGTATATAAGTGCTCTTAAATATGTTAAATTTTGCAGTTTATCAGTGTTCAGGCCTTCAGGGTAAATTGGCCATGGAACCGCTGACAAGGCTTTTGGTTGTCCAAATAGTAGACATCTCTGGTGTTCCTGAGTTTGTCCGTGTTACTGGAAAGCCCAAGTTTAGATTCTCAAAATTGAATATCAAAAAGCCATAACCGAATTCtggggaaagaaaaaaaaggcatAACCAAATCAGTTTGGGGGCCATCAAAGTTGCTCCTCCCTTGGCCAAAAATGTTTTCTTGATTGAAGCTGGAAGTTTCACTGGAGTTGAAGGGAGCAATCACTGTAATTTCCAGAAACTCTTCCAAACTAATGAAGTATCTGATTCCTGATTGTCACTGCAGCAAAACACATTTGCTGAGATTAGTTATTTAACAGTTATTGGTTAGATACTCATCTTgatattctttttcttcttccccTAGAATTGGTTGTTCCAATGGTAAGTGGTAGACGTTGAcgtctttctgttttttttttatttcttatttttgcaATATTTCGAAGAGAACGTGAAGGACCGAATTAGAGCAAGACATAAAGGAAAATTAACGTGATGAATCTCGTAAATATTTATAAAACCTTTTCAGACTTTCACTCCGTTTCTTCCCTAAGAAACTACGAAAGAAAAGGCGAAAGTCATAGATGCCTCTTTAAATTTGGCACCAAATATCAGGTAAATACTTGAATTTTGTTAGTGACCATTTATACACCATTTCTGCCGAGTAAAGGTGCCTAACTAATCACTAAGCAAAATTAAAGTGTCTACTTGGCAGTTGGTGTTAAATTTAAGGGGTTATTCATGAATTTTGCCAAAGCAAAAAAGAGCTTTTTAAAAGCCACATTTTTCCAAAAGTGACTAAAAGGACttcaaaacttggaaaaattTAATAAACTTCACAAAAAGCAAAAAGCTAATTTCACTTTATTAGCAAACCAAGTTTGAGTTTGATCAAACTCATACCAGACTGATATTGGGATTAAGAGGTATTGAAGTACTACcaaacaaagaaaagaacaaaagagaaaCTAACTTGTTATTccatccggttcacaataagtgcCCAATTTGCTTTAGACACACCcattaaggaaaaataaaattctagacaaaaatagttAGTATAACTAAACTAACCTTAACTAAATGTTGCAGTAtagttaatgtgaggagtaaaaaaCTTTTTAGGAATACGTACATAAGAgtaattttggaaaaacaaattaaatttttttttgattatataaatgaacacttattttggaccaaaataaaaaaataaaattcatttGGACCGGAGTGAGTAGTAACTTAAGATTAGGCATAGAATACCGACTTAATAAGAAAAGGTCATTCAACTTAGTAGTTGTAGTAATTTGTCAATAACAGCACTACCAAATTACTTAAAAGAGGAAAAGGTCATTCAATGTAATTCGTGCAAGAAAACAATTTTATGGACAACAACGCTTCTTAGTTTTCTTTCAATAAATGCATCTGTTtagcaaaaaagaaagaaaaaaaaaaagacccaCTTAAAGATTACTTTTTTGGTCTTTTCAGTAGTAGACACTAGACATCCTAAGGCTGATTTTGATTCAATCGGTTACGATTATAACTCTAGGGCCTTAGGTCTAAAGTCTAAACTCAAAAAATCATTGAAGAAGCGGAGAGACCCAAACCCGATTTGGAAACGGTCCCGACAACTGTTGCAGCGTTTATGGGACTCTAACGTGCGCACAGGTATTGTTTATGTGACTCATTCACTTCACTGGACGTGCTTTTTCAACACTGAAATCCAAATCCAGGAGAgcaaatttttcccaaaaagaaaaggaataggAGGATCAGAGATGTACAGGAGGCGTTTGACTTCActccctctctttttttctcattttcaccAGGTATGTCTTTTACTACAGTTGATCCAATCTCTTTGCTGCTGCAAACCTCTCAATATTGCTGTCAATTTCTCTGGATATTATTATCTACTGCAAATAGGTGAAAAGAGCTGATCAGCTGAAGATTTATCAAGCTTTTTCTACTGAAATTATCAACCCGGTAATTcgttttgtttttgttgttcagCGCTATTGGAATTTTTTTAGCATTTCTTACGGTGAATTATTTTTCCTACGAAATGTTATTGACTCCTGGTTTTTTATTTCCTTTGTTACGCGTGTAGGTAGAAAGTGAAAGCTCTTCCACAAGAAATAGCCCTTTTGTCGCTTTTGTTTTGGGTAACTAAATTCACTTTTTAGTCTATTAGATTGCATTATTCAGACACGGATTTTTTCTAGTTTATCTTGTCGAAATTTGGTTAATATCTCTAGGATTTTAAGTATATGGGTTCTGGATTCTAGAAAAGGCAGCTAACTAATTTCTGAAAAGATCATCTATACATAATATTACTAGGTTCTCCGAACTCGTAAGGAGCATTGTAGCTCTGCCCTTGATTTATCTTTTCAATGATTATCCCAATTAAATCTTTTCTTAATTGTAGCTAGTCTGAGATAGATATCTCTATGACCTTGGAGTGGACCGTGttacttttttgttgttgttgatacttATTACTATCCCTCAGTCTCAAACAAGTAGGAgccggctatatgaatcctcacctACCACGATTTTCCATTCAAATCATCTCATTCCAATACTGTTTGCTAAAGTATGTGttgttcctcttcttcttttttttttggggggggggggagggggagggggttgATATAGGAGGGGATGGAACACCACCAGTTTTATTTTGAGAATTTTAATAGTGGTTCTCATTTAATCATGTATAACATTAAGCAAAAAGATAATGAGGTACAGAGATTTCTTTATGGCAAAGTGGACATTTTCATGATACTGATTAGGACACTCTTATTGGAATGAAGAGAATAAGTCTAGAAGTAACTATTGGTGTATGAAtaaagtcccacattggtagtTAGTAAGAACAAGAGGCATGTGAAATAGCTATCACATCCAAGGAAGGCAGCATGCATGCAAATTACTTAATCCTCGGGGAGTTGGtgacaataaataacaataccGGACTCTTTGAGTCTGGTAATTGGAATGAGTACAATCTAGATTCCCTTAACGAGGATACATTGGAGGGCAAGTTTGTTCCAGCTGCCGAGGTAATTCCAACTCCAATAGCGTATATTTAAGTTGTTGCAGTTAAAAAGTTTGTAGTTGGACTTTGGGATGGGCCGGTCGGTGGAACACCACCAGTTTTCTTTTGAGAATTTTGATAGTGGTTCTCATTTAATCATGTATAACCTTAAGCAAAAGATAATGAGGTACAGAGGTTTCTTTATGGCAAAGTGGACATTTTCACGATACTGATTAGGACACTCTTATTGGAATGAAGAGAATAAGTCTAGAAGTAACTGTTGGTTGTATGAACAAAGTCCCACAATGGTAGTTAATAAGAACAAGAACCTACTTATAAGGTGTAGGGATACTCTTAAACTGTGTGAGGCCTTTCGAGGAAAACCGTGAGGGCTTGGCAGTTGGCCCAGAATAGACAATATCACACGATGTTAAAATTATCTTCGGGCTGGCTTAGCTCAACAATATGTTAAAAAGTACATACATTCCCCCTTAATGACTGTTTTTCAGCTAAAGTTCTACACGTGAGTATACATAGGAATAGACAAATGTCTGTTGCATGTACTGTTTTCTAGATTTTTTGGGTAAAATATGGAATTACTGAGCAATTATGCTGTCCTTTTAGGTGGTCCTGGTAGTGGTAAAGGTACTCAATGCCTGAAGATTGCTGAAACTTTTGGGTTCGAACACATAGGTGCAGGAGATCTATTGAGGAAAGAGATGTATTCCAGCACTGAGGAGGGGTATGAATTCCATGTTTCCCATTGTGGATTTTTAGTTCAGGTCCCACAAAAatttgtaatatctttctatctGAATTCAGTGCCATGATTCAAAAGTTAATGAGGGAAGGAAGTATTGCTCCATCAGAGGTGACTGTCAAGCTGATTCGAAAGGCTATTGAATCAGCTGGAAATCGTAAGTTTCTAATTGATGGTTTTCCAAGAAGTGAAGAGAACCGAACGGCATATGAAAGGATTGTAAGTTCCTTTGATGAAATTTTTTGCTTCTCTAGTCTTTAAATGTAATGAGTGTTGTCAGTTAAACTGGATATTCTCCAGCCATGTTTAGTTATTTAAAGGAACTTCATTCCAGTTTACCTGATGCACTGCGAAGTCGATGATCCTGTTGTTGATTTTAAAGATTATGAAGTTCAGATGTGAATGCAGATTGGTGCTGAACCAAACTTTGTGCTTTTCTTTGATTGCCCTGAAGAAGTAATGGTCAAACGAGTATTGAACCGGAATGAGGTGACTGCTTTTATGTTTTACGTTTGTCCTGAAGAGGAAAAGATAATATAACATTTCTTTTTCAGGGGCGAGTTGATGATAATGAACATACAGTCAAGGAGCGCCTAAAAGTATATAAAGCTGTAACTCTTCCTGTAGTCAACCATTATGCCAAGAAAGGAAAGCTTTACAAGGTACTCTTTCCTATGGTGACAACTTGTTCTAAAATGTTGAAAATTTCTGCTTGACGAGGCCTTTTATTCTCCCCTTTTTCCCCTTTCATGTTAAAAAAGGTGCTATATATTTGTTAGTGGTTTCTGTTGGCGTATCCTGTTCATCTTGAACCTAGCAACTTATTCGTATATCactttttcttcacaaaaaaaCGAATTCATGCAGGTCGATGGTACTGGAACTCAGGAAGAGATATTTGAACGAGTCCGGCCAATTTTCAGTTCATTGAGGTATATTTGCATTCTGCTGCTGCCATCTTCCCAggcatgcatatatatatatatatttgtatatatataatatgcgTCAAGATCATGATAGTTACCTTATTACTTCTTGGGGACACAAATTTTGACTACTGGATGTTTATGTTCTCTCTTTCAATTCTTCTCGATTGATCTTTTTTCTTGCAACTGTTTTTGTACCTAACTAGGGTATTGCTCTCACTTGATCTCTTCTTTCTTCCACCTTTTGCCTTTGTTGAGAAGTGTCACTATGTCCAATGTGGAAACATTCTCATGGCTCAATTTTTGTTTAAGCAGCTCATTGGTATAAACCGACACCCTTCAGAAGTATAGGAATGAAGTAGTTGAATCTGCTGCAGAAAAGTACACAAGAGCAGAGATCAATTTATGGAAGAAATGGCAAAGTGAAAAAGGCAAATTGCAATGTCCAGCTTTTGATTTTTGTTACCCTGCTTTTACGGTAAACAATATAGATCAGAGCCGTAATCTTGAAAATAAATTCCATTCCTCCCACCTCCTCTAGGCCAATCTTACTGGAACCCAAAACCATCGACCAATATAGATGAATATGCCTCTCATACGGCAAGTTTACAgattgtctttttcttttctattttgttGTAATTGTTATACGTTACCTTATCTTTTTTATGCTATAACCCATACTGTATACATATACACGTATAAGGAGGAGTCTTTGTTCTAATAAATCGCTTCTGCAGTCAATCCCTGGTCAAGAGTTCtgcaatttgttatatttcttggAAGATGCTGAAAATAAAATTACAGGCAATTATTAATGATCTTTGTCCTGTCCTGCAACCCATATCTAATGCATTGGTTTATTTGCAATTTGATTTTATATAAGGATAAACATTTAAAGTAGTTTTCATATGGTATTATGCAGCTATTAGATTCTAACTTGTAAGCACATCGACAGTAAATAACTTGATGGAAGGACCAATGCTATCTGCAGTTCCTTATACGCCATTCCATTACCTAATTAGTTTATCTGTTTCATCTCAGTTCCTTGCTAGTATGTGGACTACCTTGATATCTTTATGGAAATATAGCCATTCAGCACCTATCAGTTCTGTATTTTAAGATTATGGATTAATTTTCAAAA
This DNA window, taken from Nicotiana tabacum cultivar K326 chromosome 4, ASM71507v2, whole genome shotgun sequence, encodes the following:
- the LOC107812008 gene encoding UMP-CMP kinase, which translates into the protein MYRRRLTSLPLFFSHFHQVKRADQLKIYQAFSTEIINPVESESSSTRNSPFVAFVLGGPGSGKGTQCLKIAETFGFEHIGAGDLLRKEMYSSTEEGAMIQKLMREGSIAPSEVTVKLIRKAIESAGNRKFLIDGFPRSEENRTAYERIIGAEPNFVLFFDCPEEVMVKRVLNRNEGRVDDNEHTVKERLKVYKAVTLPVVNHYAKKGKLYKVDGTGTQEEIFERVRPIFSSLSSLV